A stretch of Aphelocoma coerulescens isolate FSJ_1873_10779 chromosome 1A, UR_Acoe_1.0, whole genome shotgun sequence DNA encodes these proteins:
- the TMEM243 gene encoding transmembrane protein 243 isoform X1: MSGRPPAAAGAAPPRHGGIPRPRVRHRRRGQPAALRGDLGQGAKRLCPPSQSFYTDEEQQKEVWGDICLSKQSHCVDRIINLVVGGLTTLLLVVTLISAFVFPQLPPKPVNVFFAFCISLCCISAGILIYWYRQGDLEPKFRNLIYYILFSIVMLCICANLYFHEVGK, translated from the exons ATGAGCGGGCGcccccccgcggccgccggcgcAGCGCCCCCGCGCCATGGAGGGATTCCCCGCCCGCGGGTACGGCACCGGCGGCGCGGACAACCGGCCGCTCTTCGGGGAGACCTCGGCCAGG GTGCAAAAAGGTTGTGTCCTCCCAGTCAGTCGTTTTACACGgatgaggagcagcagaaagaagTGTGGGGGGATATCTGTCTGTCCAAGCAGAGCCACTGTGTG gacAGAATCATCAATCTAGTCGTTGGTGGCCTAACAACCTTGCTGCTTGTA GTCACTCTAATCAGTGCTTTTGTCTTCCCGCAACTACCTCCAAAACCTgtgaatgtattttttgctttctgcatCTCCTTGTGTTGCATTTCTGCTGGCATTCTT aTCTACTGGTATCGACAAGGAGACCTGGAACCCAAATTTAGAAATCTAATTTACTACATATTGTTTTCTATTGTCATGTTATGTATATGTGCCAACCTGTACTTCCATGAAGTGGGTAAATGA
- the TMEM243 gene encoding transmembrane protein 243 isoform X2 has product MEGFPARGYGTGGADNRPLFGETSARDRIINLVVGGLTTLLLVVTLISAFVFPQLPPKPVNVFFAFCISLCCISAGILIYWYRQGDLEPKFRNLIYYILFSIVMLCICANLYFHEVGK; this is encoded by the exons ATGGAGGGATTCCCCGCCCGCGGGTACGGCACCGGCGGCGCGGACAACCGGCCGCTCTTCGGGGAGACCTCGGCCAGG gacAGAATCATCAATCTAGTCGTTGGTGGCCTAACAACCTTGCTGCTTGTA GTCACTCTAATCAGTGCTTTTGTCTTCCCGCAACTACCTCCAAAACCTgtgaatgtattttttgctttctgcatCTCCTTGTGTTGCATTTCTGCTGGCATTCTT aTCTACTGGTATCGACAAGGAGACCTGGAACCCAAATTTAGAAATCTAATTTACTACATATTGTTTTCTATTGTCATGTTATGTATATGTGCCAACCTGTACTTCCATGAAGTGGGTAAATGA